The Etheostoma spectabile isolate EspeVRDwgs_2016 chromosome 9, UIUC_Espe_1.0, whole genome shotgun sequence DNA segment tttcctctcagatcctttattttcttgcatgtaataaagaaatagTCGAGCTCCATTCAGCTATACCCAACCACAATATCCTTTCGGTACCGGtgattatttttgaaattttgcAAACAAGAGGAAGGAGTGGTAGCAAGCAAGCTCCCAAATTGACGGTCGTCTGAGAAATGAGAGTTTTGGATAATGTTCAgcttttttttgctaaaatatacaatatacaatatgcaaaatatataaaacatacaacTGAGGAAGCCCAGTGACGAGCCAATAGCAACCAGATCATGTGTTGAACTTGTCATTACCCAtagtgcttttttaaatggtctcaatgttttgttttattttatgtgaaTACTATTTTACTAGAAGAGTAgcttagtatttgaagtaatgcagtactgcatttagtttccatgcttAGGCTATTGTGTTTCCATAACAGTGGCGAGTGATGTGTTAAATCAGAATAGGTAAAACAATGGCTACATATGGGCCTACGTCTTTGCCAAGCGCCTACCAGAACAAAAGCATCAATAAAATTGTGGGGAGGTTCATGCCTTTCTATAACTGTCTATGCCTTCATCCCAACAACTTAGGCTCATTGAAATATGTATTATTAGGGAGGTTTAAGTATTTTTGACTAAAGATCGTTAACTCATCCGATGTCCTttgaattaaaaatgaacagTTCCTTATTGATACAAGTTAATCAAAATTGTTGCAGTTATTACAATTTCTGCATCCAAATATGACTCATGTCTAACTGGGTGAGAAACGTCTTCTGAAGCCTCTTCTGTCTACATCATCGTTTTATATTTACTCACCAAACAGTCAAGTAAACTTCCTGACAGGCTGCCACAAATATTACGCAGGACTGTGATGACACCAACATTGGCAGATCATGCCTCATCTGTGGAgagtgaaggaaaaaaacacaaactttcttCCTGTTTGTTTATCGCTCAGAGCATCCCATCCCTTCAGTAAGACCTCCCGCCTCTCAGCTCACAGCTGTGAGCAACGACCTCTGGTTAATTGCATCTGGATTACTGGAAAGCAGAGGGGATGAGACTACCAGAGAAAATACCCCTGCTGAGTCCTTATCTTCTGTTACAGGGCGTTAAAAGGGAAATGCACTCTCAAATCCACAACAGACCAAAGGGAATATCGCTAACACACACCAGCCCATGGGTGTATTTGGCGATGGAGAGTCCCAACTTTACGCACAGATCTGTTTCCTTAAACGACACGTCTGTTCGGAATTCACAAATGACCAGCGTCGAGACAGCAATCGCTTTACCCATTTTTATGTTTGCTGGAGGCGCCATTGGGAATATAATTGCAATAATCGTCCTTTCAGTGTCAAAACAGGAGAGAAAATCTTCAGCTTTCTACACGCTGTTGTGCGGTCTGGCGGTGACGGACCTGCTGGGCACCTGCCTGGCCAGTCCGCTCACCATAGCCAACTACCTGGACCACAATGTGCTGAAGGACCACCATGTCTGCGAGTTTCACtcttttttgctgctgtttttcGGTTTAACAGGACTGAGCATCATATGCACCATGGCAGCAGAGCGGTACCTGGCTATATGCTGCCCGTACATCTACCAGCGGTGGGGGGTGGACCGACGCTTTGCGCAAAAGttccttttctttatttacatcAGTCATATCTTCTTCTGCTGCCTCCCAATGATGGGCATGTCGGTGAGCAAGCTGCAGCCGTCCGGGACCTGGTGCTTCATCGACTGGGAGACACACGAGCCTGTGGCCGCCGCTTACTCCGTCCTGTACGGCGCCGTCAGCCTGCTGCTCATCCTGGGCACCATCGTGCTGAACCTGGCGGTGTGCGGAGCTCTGCTGCTGATGCGCCAGAGGACCGTGCAGCGGCCCGTCACCAGAGCCAGCGTCCGGGAGAGGTGGAGGGCTCTGTCCTCGGCTGCAGAGACGCAGATGATCGCGGTGCTGGTGATGACCTCCGCGGTGGTTCTGGCCTGTTCAGCCCCGTTGGTGGTGAGTCAGTGTGGGACTGTAATTAGCCAGTAATTGGTTCTTGATGTTCCATACGATATCCTATGCATGGAGCAGCACAACATGAGGAGAAGCCTCAATTTGTTCTATCTATAAAATGTAACTAATGTAAAAGGCTGGTTCAACTATTAAAGAGCAGATATGCCAAACAGGTTAGTTACCAGTGATGTGGTCTACATTTTATCATAGGGTCCATATAGTTTTTTCTTACTGTTTTATAGGAAATTAAGGAATGACAACCATGATTTGAGCTGGGAAACCTGACAAATGTGAAAAGAGAACATATTCCAGTACATACTTGCAGACATTACAGGATTTATAAACTCTTATTTACAGTATGAATATCTGAGCTATAGTaacttgtttttctctttaagGTCCGTGTGTTTGCCAACCGTTTCATGCTGAAAAATGACCCCAAAGCTGACCTTTCTGCCATCCGAATAGCCTCTGTTAACCCCATCCTCGACCCCTGGATCTACATCCTCCTTAGGAGGTCTCTTTTTCGGCGATTACTAAGTCTATCCAGGCGAGGTAGCAGCACTCGCAGAGGTTCATCTTCTACAACACAAAGGGATCTGTTTGATCCTGATCTCATGAGGGACAGCCACGTGTTCACCCAGCTGATGTGCAACACAAACATTATAACTCAGCTGCCTGCCACCGTCAAATTTACTGCGTACAACACAGAGAGTCAGACATAAAACAGACTGAAGATGTCTTCGACATCCATGAATATTTGCTGCTCTCTCCGGCTCCAAGCAGCTCGATGCAGGGACTTCGTCTCAGAGTTGTTGTCAGTGGCATGCAAAGACTGGGACGTCTCTGTGGGTCCACTGGACAGGACCCTCAGGGCTCCTGTAGGATCATTTATGAAATGAGAGTCAACGGCTGCTCTGCATCTACATAGATGTCTCCTTCAGTGACATGGGACAGATGAGGAAAAACTAACTTTGATGTAATTACCAAAGTGTTACAAGACATGACCAAACCTTTAATTTGTGCCTTAGTCAGACCACCCATCCTCCCTCAGTTACTGCCATGTGCATGGGAAACCTCTCAGAAGTTAGTTTTGCAACAGGAGAGAAATTTGAAAGGCTGATGTGAGCTTGATGAAGCACTGACTTAATGCTACTGAGCTAGCTTGGGCCTTAGTGTCTTTCGTCTTCTCGGTTGGACTGTTTTAGTCTTGAATGGAACTCCTGTTGCTGTTGGTGTTGACCACCTTGACCCTCTTATTATATTTCACCGTAATAATTGATTTAAACCACATTGGTCCTGTCAGTGGTAATGATtagaaatgaaaagataaaacTCTTAACTATAGGCAAAGAGGGCATCATATAGGGACTATTATACCCTGTTCAGTTCAGAGTTCTTTATTGTCCCTCAAGGGAACACTGGATTTGTAGTTGGAggtacacaaaacaacaaaatcaggCACAAAACTTCAAAACATCCTTGTAGCACACAGCCAACAGATTGATTGAGTGAACAATTTCAACACTTAAAAAGtggacagtgtaaaaaaaaaagaaaaaaatcccttgAGATTGTCTGGAAAAGTAATTTCTAAGGGTGTTACTGAGAAGGCCTAAGTGACACTAATTAAAACATTCAAGAAGTGTGCAAGTTAACAACTTTAATTGCACAAggaacaaaatacattttaatggtttgtttttgctctaGGGAGCCAACATCTCTGCCTAGAGGGAAGAGGAATGAATTCCTTTAAGAGTGGGTGGTCAGAGCTGGACcaaccacattttttttttaggattagTTCTTTATTGTCAGGACAGCTGAATACATGAAtgaggaaagagagggggaatgctatgcagcaaagggccacaggtcagagtcgaaccctcTGCGTTgaggactaaacctctatatattggcgcccgctctaccaacagAACTATCCGAGCGTCCCTTCTGTAAAATGTGCCTG contains these protein-coding regions:
- the LOC116695017 gene encoding prostaglandin E2 receptor EP4 subtype; this translates as MRLPEKIPLLSPYLLLQGVKREMHSQIHNRPKGISLTHTSPWVYLAMESPNFTHRSVSLNDTSVRNSQMTSVETAIALPIFMFAGGAIGNIIAIIVLSVSKQERKSSAFYTLLCGLAVTDLLGTCLASPLTIANYLDHNVLKDHHVCEFHSFLLLFFGLTGLSIICTMAAERYLAICCPYIYQRWGVDRRFAQKFLFFIYISHIFFCCLPMMGMSVSKLQPSGTWCFIDWETHEPVAAAYSVLYGAVSLLLILGTIVLNLAVCGALLLMRQRTVQRPVTRASVRERWRALSSAAETQMIAVLVMTSAVVLACSAPLVVRVFANRFMLKNDPKADLSAIRIASVNPILDPWIYILLRRSLFRRLLSLSRRGSSTRRGSSSTTQRDLFDPDLMRDSHVFTQLMCNTNIITQLPATVKFTAYNTESQT